The window CTCTCCCATGGCAATATGAACAGGTAGAACGAAGATGGACGCCTTCTTCGTAACACATGCCCTCTCGCATACACCGCAGCCGGTACAGTGCTCACTATGGACGACAGGAGCAAGTATTGCATGCTTGCCGGTACGGTCGTTAACGGTTTTTTCAACAGTCAGGGCCTTGTCGATCACCGGGCAGACCCGGTAACAGGCATCACACTGGATACCCCAGTATGCAATGCAGGTCTCCCGGTCTATGACCGCCAATCCTACCTTTGCAAGATTGATATTAAGCTTGTCCCTGCCCTGCTCATCCTTATCTCTCATCAGTGAACTGTCAAGAGCCCCGGTGGGACAGGCAACTGCGCAGGGAATGTCGCGGCACATTCTGCACGGATTTTCCCGCATGGTGAAATAGGGT of the Nitrospirota bacterium genome contains:
- the napG gene encoding ferredoxin-type protein NapG; amino-acid sequence: MTAPEGSEKMPERRQFLADLLRGAGAAAVGGLAWAGFLDGKKAYPTVLRPPGAVKEEKFLALCTKCGLCAEACPYKALVIAKPGDERPVGTPYFTMRENPCRMCRDIPCAVACPTGALDSSLMRDKDEQGRDKLNINLAKVGLAVIDRETCIAYWGIQCDACYRVCPVIDKALTVEKTVNDRTGKHAILAPVVHSEHCTGCGVCERACVTKKASIFVLPVHIAMGESSDRYVRGWDEKDEQRIEDVSEETKTVTPRSEKSALEYLNKDGF